Below is a genomic region from Rhodohalobacter sp. 614A.
TACTATACTCTTTTTTGAGCCATTCATAATCACAAACTTTTTGGATTAAATGTAAACGTGGCAAATAAAATACTGCCGATTGATGGCCCACCATACATATTATAGTACTCTCCCACACCAAAATTAGTAATACCTACCTTCAGAGAGCTTTTAAGGGAAGGGATACGCGCATTAACCTGAAAATCAAAATGACCATAGTTATCTATTGGTCCGTCCATAAACGAGCTTTCCCAGAAAAATTTTGTTCGGTATCGGTAAACCATTTTAAAACCAACATTGGGGGTAATTGATCTGTGCCCCCATTCGAAATTCATCTTGAACGGTGGTGTATTGAAACCGGGGGTAATGGGATCATTCGAGCTCTGGATAAGTTTCGCATATGATGCATTTAAGCCCGCCATAAATCCACCGGATGAATAATCGATATTGAACGATGCACCCTGCACAATTAATTGATCCTCTGCATTACTGTATACATAATACCGATCATTTTCGAGGCTGTTATTTATTTGCCCTGCGGCTACAAATAAGTCCTCAGAGGGACTCGTCCGCGTTTTCATGACACGTGTAACACCGATAAAATTATTGTAGAAACTGACATAATAGTTAAGATCAAAATAGAACTGTGGTGTAAACAGATGTCTGTAGCCAGCTTCTAATGTATTTACTACTTCGGGCTTTATTTCCGTTAGTTGATTCTCCCCAATAATTCCATCTTCCAATATGGAAAGATGCTTCAATTCTGCCTGGTTCCTGTTGTAGTATTCAGGACTGGTAGCTGTACTGTTTAAATCTGCATTTACTGCTTCTCTAAAATTTTGGATTGCATCCAGGCTTATTGAATTTCCCTGAAGATCATATTGATCAACATTTTCAGATAATCCGCCGATCAGGCGAACATCTCCCAAATCGTTATTAATAAATTGTTCTCTTACCCCCGGATAGCGGAATCCATGCTGATAGGATAGATTAAAATAATGCTTGTCATTTAAATTATAATTGAAAGCAACTTGTGGACTGACTCTCGGTTTAAAATTCTCATTCTTATCAATCCGTAGCGAGGAGCTTACTGTTAGATGGTTATCAAGAAATTTATTTTCTGCGGTTATAAAACCTCCAAATTCATAATTGGTGATTTTGTTGGAGCTTGTGTCTGGAAAAATAGTGCCGTACGATTCAAGATCGTAAAACCGAAAATTCCCCCCGATTTGCATCGCTGTTTCCGGTATCAGGTTCTCTACATCATAGGTAGATTCTACATAATAAAGGCTTGAATTGTCCTGAAAAGCCACGCCGTCTTCCCCAACCGTTTCAATCAGTTGGTCTACTTTTTCCTCAAATTCAGGTGTTCCCGGCTCAAACCGCGCCTGTATATTTTTATCTAATGACAATGTGACGCCACTATCTGCAAATCCCCTCGCTATAGCCAAATCTCCTTTACGGACTCCAAAAACAGGGACTCCACTTTCAAAAGCAATTCGAAAATCTCTGTACCAATCCTCATCCGCTTTAGCATCTTGCAAAAGTCTTTGGGCCAGGTAGGAAACATCGAACGAATTCCCCGAATTTTGCCAGGTTGAGTACGCTTTTACATTCAGTTTATCCAGCTCAAATTGGGCAATGGCTTGATACATACTGAACCCATCCAGCCGAATCCTGCTGTCTCCAGTATAGAGTGAATGTGTGTATCCATACTTTCCATCCAATTTTATTTGATAAGAAGGGTTAATTTTATACTGAAGGGATGTTGCAAGTTTTGTGGTGGAGATGTCATAATCCACAAGGTTATTTTCTTGATAGCCTGTACGGGTTACGGGTCCATAATCGGCCTCCGGAAGAATAACAACCCCCGACCTTACCTCAATCAAATCTTCATCAATATAAACCTCCTCATAAACAAAGTTTTCATCCCCATACGTGTTTACACCATTATAACCCGGCTGATCTACTCGCCGGTCATGGATTCCCCCGGTTCCAATATTATCATAATTTTTTGCCTGCCAGTCTGTTCCGCTTGTTATAGAACCTGTAACTTTAAAAGCAAATTTATCCGAAAATGCTTTTGCATAGCGGGCCTGAACATCCAACATTCCATTTCCTTCAGCGGCATAAAAAGTATCCCCGCCTACATCCAAATTATTTACACCGGCTTTTGTCTCTACAGAAAATCCCTCGGTATAAAACGGATCACGGCTTGTCATTAGCATCACTCCGTTCAGTGCACTTGATCCATATTGAGTAGACGCCGGACCCGGCATGATTTCTACAGAAGCCACATCCAGATCAATGAGTCCCATTAAATTTCCGACCGGGAAATTCAAACCGGGTGCACGGTTGTCAACTCCATCGGTTAACTGAAGAAATCGTTTGTTTGCACTGGAATTAAAACCTCTGGTATTTACGGACTGCATTGTCATACTTTGTGTTGCAACGTCTACTTCACGAACTGTAGAAACCAGATCAAAAACATCAAAAGAGGCTAATTGCTGTACGTCTACCGTACTTATTTTGTAAATCGTCTCGGTTTCTTCCAACTCCTCTTCAGACACCAGTTCGGCCGTTACGACAATATCTTCGCCAGAAATACTTGTAGGATTCAATTCCACATTCATATTCTG
It encodes:
- a CDS encoding TonB-dependent receptor — its product is MTAAFAQNMSVHISGTVVNELNGKEIGDVAIQVLPVENPHLDNRNIGTSTNRDGSFRFTFNYSYPFRLRFSHISYENRDIIINNREEGQNMNVELNPTSISGEDIVVTAELVSEEELEETETIYKISTVDVQQLASFDVFDLVSTVREVDVATQSMTMQSVNTRGFNSSANKRFLQLTDGVDNRAPGLNFPVGNLMGLIDLDVASVEIMPGPASTQYGSSALNGVMLMTSRDPFYTEGFSVETKAGVNNLDVGGDTFYAAEGNGMLDVQARYAKAFSDKFAFKVTGSITSGTDWQAKNYDNIGTGGIHDRRVDQPGYNGVNTYGDENFVYEEVYIDEDLIEVRSGVVILPEADYGPVTRTGYQENNLVDYDISTTKLATSLQYKINPSYQIKLDGKYGYTHSLYTGDSRIRLDGFSMYQAIAQFELDKLNVKAYSTWQNSGNSFDVSYLAQRLLQDAKADEDWYRDFRIAFESGVPVFGVRKGDLAIARGFADSGVTLSLDKNIQARFEPGTPEFEEKVDQLIETVGEDGVAFQDNSSLYYVESTYDVENLIPETAMQIGGNFRFYDLESYGTIFPDTSSNKITNYEFGGFITAENKFLDNHLTVSSSLRIDKNENFKPRVSPQVAFNYNLNDKHYFNLSYQHGFRYPGVREQFINNDLGDVRLIGGLSENVDQYDLQGNSISLDAIQNFREAVNADLNSTATSPEYYNRNQAELKHLSILEDGIIGENQLTEIKPEVVNTLEAGYRHLFTPQFYFDLNYYVSFYNNFIGVTRVMKTRTSPSEDLFVAAGQINNSLENDRYYVYSNAEDQLIVQGASFNIDYSSGGFMAGLNASYAKLIQSSNDPITPGFNTPPFKMNFEWGHRSITPNVGFKMVYRYRTKFFWESSFMDGPIDNYGHFDFQVNARIPSLKSSLKVGITNFGVGEYYNMYGGPSIGSILFATFTFNPKSL